Proteins from one Impatiens glandulifera chromosome 2, dImpGla2.1, whole genome shotgun sequence genomic window:
- the LOC124924288 gene encoding probable polygalacturonase At3g15720, producing MKLHDVFEDLKAYEFEIKSRIEDEASTSTATRALVTSVEPAVHVSSAPIPVKSVDQISEDVMAMLAHKLGRFMKKNQPPSNNNYNYNYADKSNAFLQAWAKACASSSSTTMVVPGGKTYLLSPLQFKGPCRGSTIQVQIDGTLVAPKKLSDWKGCVANTWIGFSHVDGLQVYGKGKLDGQGSPWWKNLVRDDSEYINNNWNQQNANMCSRPMGLKFSSCINLALRGLTHINPPSRHISILLCNQVTISGLTISAPENSPNTDGISISYSTNVNVTNSIIGTGDDCVAISAGTSNILVEGVQCGPGHGISVGSLGQGGSHDTVENVHILNCNFTRTSNGARIKTWQGGKGYARNITFEHIQLNDVKNSIIIDQNYCNGKHNCPKKTNAVEVSNVKYINVQGRSAINEAILLDCSDQFPCNNIVFDKVNITSSSTSNTYATCKNAKVSIPSKVNPIVSCRRGNI from the exons ATGAAGCTCCACGACGTGTTTGAGGACCTGAAAGCTTATGAATTCGAGATAaaatctcggatcgaagacgaagcatcaacatcaaccgcaactagagctCTGGTGACATCGGTGGAACCAGCGGTCCATGTATCATCCGCTCCAATCCCCGTTAAAAGCGTTgaccagatcagtgaagatgtgatggccaTGCTTGCACATAAActcgggagattcatgaagaagaatcaaccacCATCGAACAACAATTACAACTATAACTATGccgataaatccaat GCTTTCTTACAAGCATGGGCTAAAGCATGTGCAAGTAGCAGCAGTACCACCATGGTGGTGCCTGGAGGAAAGACATACTTGTTGAGTCCTCTTCAATTCAAAGGTCCTTGTAGAGGATCAACTATACAAGTTCAG ATCGATGGAACCTTAGTGGCACCCAAGAAATTAAGTGATTGGAAAGGTTGTGTGGCAAACACATGGATAGGGTTCTCACATGTTGATGGTCTTCAAGTTTATGGAAAAGGGAAACTTGATGGGCAAGGTTCACCATGGTGGAAAAATCTCGTTAGGGACGATAGTGAATATATCAATAACAATTGGAACCAACAA AATGCAAACATGTGCTCAAGACCAATG GGATTAAAGTTTTCAAGCTGCATAAACCTTGCATTAAGAGGCTTGACTCATATCAACCCTCCAAGTAGACATATATCCATACTTTTATGCAACCAGGTTACCATTTCCGGCCTTACAATCTCCGCACCCGAAAACAGCCCTAATACCGATGGAATCAGCATCTCTTACTCAACTAACGTTAATGTCACCAACTCAATTATTGGCACAG GAGATGATTGTGTTGCAATTAGTGCTGGTACTTCAAACATTTTGGTTGAAGGAGTTCAATGCGGACCTGGGCACGGCATAAG TGTGGGCAGCCTTGGTCAAGGTGGATCTCATGATACTGTGGAAAATGTTCACATATTAAACTGCAATTTCACAAGAACATCTAATGGGGCAAGGATAAAGACATGGCAG GGTGGAAAAGGATATGCAAGAAATATTACATTTGAACACATTCAATTAAATGATGTTAAGAACTCTATTATAATTGATCAAAATTATTGCAATGGCAAGCACAACTGTCCGAAAAAA ACGAACGCAGTGGAAGTGAGCAAtgtgaaatatataaatgtgCAAGGAAGGTCTGCAATTAATGAAGCAATTCTCCTAGATTGCAGCGATCAATTTCCATGTAACAATATCGTTTTTGACAAAGTAAACATAACTTCAAGCTCTACGAGTAACACTTACGCGACTTGTAAGAACGCAAAAGTGTCTATCCCTTCCAAAGTAAATCCAATTGTTTCATGCAGGAGAGGTAATATTTAA